In Populus nigra chromosome 1, ddPopNigr1.1, whole genome shotgun sequence, one genomic interval encodes:
- the LOC133670092 gene encoding uncharacterized protein LOC133670092, whose protein sequence is MEQSSMMIENPSSVHEIMKSENKSKVYGNGGRDVMPGSDVWTDGLICAFEFSPRRTPKSTPSTTAPSSSNMFSTRHTVNSELSKDGGMPERQESCNLLESSSVNRNSPSSDAQKKILPSRQDRHEDGRWIPVGWDRISQLVQTVQIDVDWPTQQVGLPDDELGPTVADLAAPYWERPAGPTWWCHVAASHTSVQAWLNNAKWLHPAISLALRDESRLISERMKHLFYEVPVRVAGGLLFELLGQSAGDPFVDEDDIPVVLRSWHAQNFLVTALHIKGHVSRVNVLGITEVQELLFLGGCNGPKTVHEVIAQLASRMSRWDDRLFRKSIFGEADEIELKFVNRRNYEDMSLFSIILNQEIRRLSRQVIRVKWSLHAREEIVFELLHHLRGNAARMLLEEIRKSTRQMIEEQEAVRGRLFTIQDVIQSTVRAWLQDRSLRVTHNLAVFGGCGLVLSIITGLFGINVDGMPGASGTPYAFALFTGILLFVGLVLIAVGLLYLGLKKPVTEEQVQVKKLELQELVKMFQHEAETHAQVRKTMRRNNLPPTSGDIFSEDVDYVLIQ, encoded by the exons atgGAACAGAGCAGCATGATGATTGAGAATCCCTCTTCGGTGCATGAAATCATGAAATCAGAAAACAAGAGCAAGGTTTATGGTAACGGCGGAAGAGATGTTATGCCTGGGAGTGATGTTTGGACAGATGGACTTATTTGTGCCTTTGAATTCTCTCCGAGGCGTACTCCCAAATCCACTCCCTCAACCACAGCTCCTTCTTCCTCCAACATGTTTAGCACCAGACACACAGTTAATAGTGAGTTATCAAAGGATGGCGGAATGCCTGAGAGACAGGAGAGTTGCAATTTATTAGAATCGTCGTCTGTTAATCGCAATTCCCCTTCTTCTGATGCTCAGAAGAAGATCCTCCCATCAAGACAGGACAGACATGAGGATGGCCGTTGGATACCCGTTGGCTGGGATAGGATTTCTCAGCTTGTCCAAACTGTGCAAATTGACGTTGACTGGCCAACACAGCAAGTAGGGTTGCCGGATGATGAACTCGGTCCTACTGTTGCAGATTTAGCAGCTCCCTATTGGGAGCGTCCAGCGGGCCCTACTTGGTGGTGTCATGTCGCCGCAAGTCACACCTCTGTCCAGGCATGGCTCAACAATGCTAAGTGGTTGCATCCTGCCATCAGTTTAGCTTTGAGAGATGAAAGTCGACTCATCAGTGAGCGGATGAAGCACCTTTTTTATGAG GTCCCAGTAAGGGTTGCTGGAGGTCTGCTGTTTGAGCTCTTGGGACAATCCGCCGGCGATCCATTTGTTGATGAGGATGACATTCCTGTTGTACTGCGCTCCTGGCATGCACAAAACTTTCTTGTAACTGCACTGCACATAAAGGGGCATGTGTCAAGAGTGAATGTTTTGGGTATCACTGAAGTTCAG GAACTTCTTTTTCTTGGAGGCTGTAATGGTCCAAAAACAGTGCATGAGGTCATTGCACAACTAGCTAGTCGGATGTCTAGGTGGGATGATAG gCTGTTTCGAAAATCTATATTCGGGGAAGCAGATGAGATTGAGCTGAAGTTTGTGAACAG GAGAAACTATGAAGATATGAGTCTCTTCAGTATTATCTTGAACCAAGAAATCAGAAGGTTGTCAAGACAG GTTATCAGAGTGAAATGGTCACTCCACGCAAGAGAGGAGATTGTTTTCGAGCTTCTACATCATTTGAGGGGAAATGCAGCAAGAATGTTGCTAGAGGAAATAAGAAAGAGTACAAGACAAATGATAGAGGAGCAAGAAGCTGTTCGAGGTCGTTTGTTTACTATTCAAGATGTTATACAAAGCACTGTTCGGGCATGGTTGCAG GATAGAAGCCTTCGTGTAACCCATAATTTGGCTGTTTTTGGAGGCTGTGGTCTTGTGCTTTCTATCATCACTGGGTTATTTGGGATCAATGTTGATGGGATGCCTGGAGCATCTGGTACACCATATGCATTTGCTCTATTTACTGGCATCCTCCTCTTCGTAGGATTGGTGCTGATTGCTGTTGGGTTACTTTACCTTGGACTGAAGAAGCCAGTCACCGAAGAGCAGGTTCAAGTAAAAAAGTTGGAGCTGCAAGAATTAGTAAAGATGTTCCAGCACGAAGCAGAGACTCATGCCCAAGTTCGTAAAACCATGCGTCGCAATAACTTGCCACCAACTTCTGGAGATATTTTCTCAGAAGATGTTGATTATGTTCTCATCCAATGA
- the LOC133698404 gene encoding coatomer subunit zeta-1-like, producing MELCPCVKNILLLDFEGKRVASKYFCDDWPTNGAKEAFEKAVFNKTQKTNARSEVEVTMLENNIVVYKFVQDLHFFVTGGEEENEVILATVLQGFFDAVGLLLRGNVEKREALEYLDLILLCIDEIVDGGIILETDANVIVGKVASHSTVAEGLSEQTFSQALATAREHLARSLLK from the exons GAGCTGTGCCCTTGCGTAAAAAATATCCTTCTACTGGATTTTGAAGGGAAGCGTGTGGCTTCCAAGTATTTTTGTGATGACTGGCCAACTAATGGTGCCAAAGAAGCTTTTGAGAAAGCTGTGTTTAACAAGACTCAAAAGACTAATGCACGTTCGGAAG TTGAGGTAACAATGCTTGAGAACAACATTGTTGTTTATAAGTTTGTTCAAGATCTACACTTTTTTGTTACTGGAggtgaagaagaaaatgaggTCATCTTAGCCACAGTCCTTCAAGGGTTCTTTGATGCAGTTGGCCTTCTCCTTAG AGGCAATGTGGAGAAAAGAGAGGCACTTGAGTATCTAGATCTCATCCTGTTGTGCATTGATGAAATTGTTGATGGCGG TATTATTTTGGAAACCGATGCAAATGTCATTGTGGGGAAGGTTGCAAGTCATAGTACAGTTGCTGAAGGATTGTCTGAGCAG ACATTCTCACAAGCACTGGCAACTGCACGGGAACATCTAGCAAGGTCCCTTCTTAAGTGA